From a region of the Qipengyuania spongiae genome:
- a CDS encoding replicative DNA helicase — MAETDLMIRPSDSTSKAEPRGQTLPANIEAEAAFLGAVLIDNKVLEELSTQLRPEHFFEPVHQRIYERIGKLLERNAVASPVTLKPYFEGDEALKQLGGTTYLALLTQDGQGLLATRELAEQIYDLALLRELVTVGRNLVEGALDTSEEVAPMDQIAQAEADLFRVAEGATTANQASDFRSAALAALKMAEAAMNSGGGLSGKTTGLEVVDEKTAGLHNSDLIILAGRPGMGKSSLAMNIAYNCAEEHLNYQRDGGPFNYGAPAAFFSLEMSADQLATRILAEQAEISSENLRSGKITRDEFQKLSFASQRLADLPLYIDDTPALTISGLRTRARRLKRRHDIGLIVVDYLQLLQGSGRANDNRVNEISEISRGLKTLAKELEVPVIALSQLSRAVEQREDKRPMLSDLRESGSIEQDADMVWFIYRADYYHEAVRPDFPTAESSPDVQEKYRIWEERYLELKNRATLMVAKQRHGSTGNVPLHFQPEFTKFTSPNKRDYSSWGEG; from the coding sequence CATGATCCGCCCCTCCGATTCGACCTCGAAAGCGGAACCCCGCGGCCAAACCCTGCCCGCCAATATCGAGGCGGAAGCGGCTTTTCTTGGTGCGGTACTGATCGACAACAAGGTGCTGGAGGAGCTGTCCACCCAGCTGCGACCCGAACATTTCTTCGAACCCGTCCACCAGCGCATCTACGAGCGGATCGGCAAGCTGCTCGAACGTAACGCCGTGGCCTCGCCGGTGACGCTGAAGCCGTATTTCGAGGGCGACGAGGCGCTCAAGCAGCTCGGCGGGACGACCTATCTCGCTCTGCTGACCCAGGACGGCCAGGGCCTGCTCGCGACGCGCGAACTGGCCGAGCAGATCTACGACCTCGCGCTGCTTCGCGAACTGGTGACCGTCGGCCGGAACCTCGTCGAGGGCGCGCTGGACACCTCGGAAGAGGTCGCTCCGATGGACCAGATCGCACAGGCCGAGGCGGACCTGTTCCGCGTGGCCGAGGGCGCGACCACGGCCAATCAGGCGAGCGATTTCCGCTCCGCCGCGCTCGCCGCGCTCAAGATGGCCGAGGCTGCGATGAATTCGGGCGGCGGGCTGTCGGGCAAGACCACCGGCCTCGAAGTGGTCGACGAGAAGACCGCCGGCCTTCACAATTCCGACCTTATCATCCTCGCCGGGCGTCCGGGCATGGGCAAGAGCTCGCTCGCCATGAACATCGCCTACAATTGCGCCGAGGAGCACCTGAACTATCAACGCGACGGCGGGCCGTTCAACTACGGCGCGCCGGCCGCCTTCTTCAGCCTGGAAATGAGCGCCGACCAGCTCGCCACCCGTATCCTCGCCGAACAGGCCGAGATTTCCAGCGAGAACCTGCGTTCGGGCAAGATCACTCGCGACGAATTCCAGAAGCTGTCCTTTGCCAGCCAGCGGCTCGCCGACCTCCCGCTCTATATCGACGACACGCCCGCCCTGACTATCTCGGGTCTGCGCACGCGCGCACGCCGATTGAAGCGGCGCCACGATATCGGACTGATCGTGGTCGATTATCTCCAGCTGCTGCAGGGTTCGGGCCGCGCGAACGACAACCGGGTGAACGAAATCTCGGAGATCAGCCGCGGCCTCAAGACGCTCGCCAAGGAACTGGAGGTGCCGGTGATCGCGCTCTCGCAGCTCTCCCGCGCGGTCGAGCAGCGCGAAGACAAGCGCCCCATGCTCTCGGACCTGCGCGAATCGGGATCGATCGAACAGGACGCGGACATGGTCTGGTTCATCTACCGCGCCGATTACTACCACGAGGCTGTGCGCCCCGATTTCCCTACCGCGGAAAGTTCGCCGGACGTGCAGGAAAAGTACCGGATCTGGGAAGAGCGCTATCTCGAGCTCAAGAACCGGGCGACACTGATGGTGGCCAAGCAGCGCCACGGTTCGACCGGCAACGTACCCCTGCACTTCCAACCCGAATTCACCAAGTTCACCAGCCCCAACAAGCGCGATTATTCGAGCTGGGGCGAAGGCTGA
- a CDS encoding phospholipase D-like domain-containing protein, with protein sequence MADDRQGGQGARDGCAADGSRYKEPAPFTVTAQGQHLTFLAGGADRREVLMELVGSARRSLKLCFYIFVEDAIGTALRDALIGAAKRGVAVDLGVDSFGADLSDEFLAPLLAAGVKFRCFGKRLTQRYLIRNHQKMVIADDARAMFGGFNIEDDYFAPPRDNGWSDLGIALEGSAVAGLVDWFAKLMAWADDEDASFRAVRRTVREWEWAEGDGCRWLVGGPSRHLSSWARCVSYDLDEGDRLDMFMAYFSPPKKLLKRIGTIARKGQTRLIMAAKSDNNATIGASRSLYHYLLGHGAEIYEFTPCKLHTKLIVLDDAVYIGSANFDMRSLFINLEIVLRIEDAALADRMREFIAYQIAASRKITPELHRRRATLWNRIRWNLGWMLVSVIDYTITRRLNLGL encoded by the coding sequence ATGGCGGACGATCGACAAGGCGGGCAGGGGGCCAGGGACGGATGCGCGGCCGATGGATCGCGTTACAAGGAGCCCGCGCCGTTCACGGTAACCGCGCAGGGCCAGCACCTGACTTTCCTTGCGGGCGGAGCGGATCGCCGCGAAGTTCTGATGGAACTCGTCGGTTCGGCGCGCCGGTCGCTCAAGCTCTGCTTCTACATTTTCGTCGAGGATGCGATCGGGACCGCACTGCGCGACGCACTGATCGGCGCGGCGAAGCGCGGCGTGGCGGTCGACCTCGGCGTGGACAGCTTCGGCGCCGACCTGTCCGACGAATTTCTCGCCCCGCTGCTCGCCGCCGGGGTGAAATTCCGCTGCTTCGGCAAGCGCCTCACTCAGCGCTACCTCATCCGCAACCACCAGAAGATGGTCATTGCCGACGATGCGCGCGCGATGTTCGGCGGCTTCAACATCGAGGACGATTATTTCGCCCCGCCGCGCGATAACGGATGGAGCGATCTGGGCATCGCGCTCGAAGGCTCGGCGGTGGCGGGTCTCGTGGACTGGTTCGCGAAGCTCATGGCCTGGGCCGACGATGAGGATGCGAGCTTCCGCGCGGTTCGCCGAACGGTTCGTGAATGGGAATGGGCCGAAGGGGACGGCTGCCGCTGGCTGGTCGGCGGGCCGAGCCGCCACCTGTCGAGCTGGGCGCGCTGCGTCAGTTACGATCTCGACGAGGGCGACCGGCTCGACATGTTCATGGCCTATTTCTCGCCGCCCAAGAAACTGCTCAAGCGCATCGGAACGATCGCGCGCAAGGGGCAGACGCGCCTGATCATGGCCGCCAAATCCGACAATAACGCGACGATCGGGGCCTCTCGCTCGCTCTACCATTACCTGCTTGGGCACGGGGCCGAAATCTACGAGTTCACTCCATGCAAGCTTCATACGAAGCTCATCGTGCTCGACGATGCGGTTTATATCGGTAGCGCCAATTTCGACATGCGCAGCCTTTTCATCAATCTGGAGATCGTGCTGCGGATCGAGGATGCGGCTCTGGCCGATCGGATGCGCGAATTCATCGCGTACCAGATTGCCGCAAGCCGCAAGATCACTCCGGAACTGCATCGCCGCCGAGCGACGCTGTGGAACCGCATTCGCTGGAACCTCGGCTGGATGCTGGTTTCGGTAATCGACTACACGATCACCCGGCGGCTCAATCTAGGCCTCTGA
- the rpoZ gene encoding DNA-directed RNA polymerase subunit omega yields MARVTVEDCVDKIPNRFDLVLLAAQRAREISGGAELTVDRDRDKNPVVALREIAETTIKPKELQEAAVLNLQKILPDDDDDIDEIASLSQSAEALRITASAPARSTSIGADYDG; encoded by the coding sequence ATGGCGCGCGTTACCGTCGAAGATTGCGTAGACAAGATCCCCAACCGTTTCGATCTCGTCCTGCTGGCCGCACAGCGCGCCCGCGAGATTTCGGGCGGAGCGGAACTGACCGTCGATCGCGATCGCGACAAGAACCCGGTCGTGGCGCTGCGCGAGATTGCCGAGACGACGATCAAGCCCAAGGAGCTTCAGGAAGCCGCGGTGCTGAACCTGCAGAAGATCCTGCCGGACGACGACGACGATATCGACGAGATCGCCTCGCTCAGCCAGTCCGCCGAAGCGCTGCGGATCACCGCCTCGGCCCCGGCCCGCTCCACTTCGATCGGCGCCGATTACGACGGTTGA
- a CDS encoding DUF3072 domain-containing protein yields MTAPHPNEHPKSEPVSNAEKDPEDWTTGSERMTGAQASYLKTLCEEAGCPERYDTELTKADASKMIDELQAETGRGQ; encoded by the coding sequence ATGACTGCCCCCCATCCCAACGAGCACCCGAAGAGCGAGCCTGTCTCGAACGCCGAAAAGGACCCCGAGGACTGGACAACCGGCAGCGAACGCATGACCGGCGCGCAGGCGAGCTATCTCAAGACGCTGTGCGAGGAAGCGGGCTGCCCCGAACGTTACGACACCGAACTGACGAAAGCCGACGCCTCCAAGATGATCGACGAGCTGCAGGCCGAGACGGGGCGGGGCCAGTAG
- a CDS encoding DUF3667 domain-containing protein, whose product MNDIDAGAGKAVHGGLPARATGRAGTRDNGHFSEDFCLNCGTALAGAYYHECGQQAHLHRTLCAFTHDLLHGALHFEGKTWRTLPQLALKPGELTRRYIEGERAAFVSPMGLFLFSVFLMFAVFQIAGIGLSTPDDFGSAGTNITQAIDNLEKERAELRAELATLEGDDADRAATMAELGDVEEQLTALNSLPVTAGSDWGNQRIDTGWKWLDKSLGKWRDNPNLMLYKLQSNSYKFSWLLIPLSIPFMWLLFFWKRSYRAYDHAIFITYSIAFMSLMFIIVSILVKIGASEAIYGTVLFLVPPIHMYRQLRGAYHLRRRSALWRLAALLVFITVITVLFLQIVLVLGAY is encoded by the coding sequence ATGAACGATATCGATGCTGGCGCGGGAAAAGCAGTGCACGGCGGTCTGCCTGCCCGCGCGACCGGCCGGGCTGGTACGCGCGATAACGGGCATTTTTCCGAGGACTTCTGCCTCAATTGCGGCACGGCGCTTGCCGGTGCGTATTATCACGAATGCGGGCAACAAGCGCATCTTCACCGGACGCTGTGCGCCTTCACGCACGATCTGCTGCACGGCGCGCTGCATTTCGAGGGCAAGACTTGGCGCACGCTGCCGCAGCTTGCCCTGAAGCCCGGCGAGTTAACCCGACGCTATATCGAGGGCGAGCGGGCCGCCTTCGTCAGCCCGATGGGGCTGTTCCTGTTTTCGGTGTTCCTGATGTTCGCAGTGTTCCAGATCGCCGGCATCGGTCTTTCCACGCCGGACGATTTCGGCTCGGCGGGTACCAACATCACGCAAGCGATCGACAATCTCGAGAAGGAACGCGCCGAGCTTCGCGCGGAACTGGCGACCTTGGAAGGCGACGACGCGGATCGCGCCGCGACGATGGCCGAGCTGGGGGATGTCGAAGAACAGCTGACGGCCCTGAACTCCCTGCCGGTTACAGCAGGCAGTGACTGGGGAAATCAGCGGATCGATACCGGCTGGAAGTGGCTGGACAAGTCGCTCGGCAAGTGGCGGGACAATCCCAATCTGATGCTCTACAAATTGCAGAGCAACAGCTACAAGTTCAGCTGGCTGCTGATCCCTCTCTCGATACCCTTCATGTGGCTGCTGTTCTTTTGGAAACGCAGCTACCGAGCATACGACCATGCGATCTTCATCACGTATTCGATCGCGTTCATGTCGTTAATGTTCATAATCGTATCGATACTTGTGAAAATCGGCGCGTCCGAGGCGATTTACGGTACGGTTCTCTTTCTCGTCCCACCGATCCACATGTACCGGCAGTTGCGCGGCGCCTATCATCTGAGGCGCCGCTCGGCACTCTGGCGACTGGCGGCGCTGCTGGTCTTCATCACGGTGATCACCGTGCTGTTCCTGCAGATCGTGCTGGTGCTCGGCGCTTACTGA
- the ftsH gene encoding ATP-dependent zinc metalloprotease FtsH translates to MSDRNQQNDPQGGPNGNPGGGPNPWVKSLMIWGGVFLALLVLVSVFGNNGANNGESIRYSDFRDRVAEGSVRDVQISEDAITGTLTNGETFQTTPVANDASLTQLLEEHDVSYAGAPREEMGVLTYILIQSLPFILILGIAFFALRQVQKGGGASGAMGFGKSKAKLLTEKQGKVTFDDVAGIDEAREELEEIVEFLKDPSRFSKLGGQIPKGALLVGSPGTGKTLLARAIAGEAGVPFFTISGSDFVEMFVGVGASRVRDMFEQAKKNAPCILFIDEIDAVGRSRGHGLGNSNDEREQTLNQLLVEMDGFEANEGIIIIAATNRPDVLDPALLRPGRFDRQVVVPVPDIEGREKILAVHMKKLPLAPDVNPRTIARGTPGFSGADLANLCNEAALLAARRNKRLVAMQEFEDAKDKVMMGAERRSMVMTEDEKKMTAYHEAGHALVSLNEPASDPIHKATIIPRGRALGMVMRLPERDNYSYHRDKMHANLAVAMGGRVAEEIIFGHDKVSSGASGDIQYATDLARNMVTKWGMSDKLGPLQYEQSQEGYLGMGQTARTMSGEETNKLIDAEIKALVEGGLKRATDILTDQEDKLHLLAQAMLEYETLTGQEIDQLLKDGKLDRPDEPRGPVKVAPTGGGSAIPKAGKRFGAAGEGGPRPQSA, encoded by the coding sequence ATGAGCGACCGGAACCAGCAGAACGACCCGCAGGGCGGCCCGAACGGCAACCCCGGCGGCGGGCCCAACCCCTGGGTCAAGAGCCTGATGATCTGGGGCGGGGTGTTCCTCGCTTTGCTCGTGCTTGTCTCGGTCTTCGGCAATAACGGCGCCAACAATGGCGAATCGATCCGCTATTCCGACTTCCGCGACCGGGTGGCCGAAGGATCGGTGCGCGACGTGCAAATTTCCGAAGACGCGATCACCGGCACGCTGACCAATGGCGAGACGTTCCAGACCACGCCAGTCGCCAACGATGCCTCCCTGACGCAGCTGCTCGAAGAACATGACGTCTCCTATGCCGGCGCGCCGCGGGAGGAGATGGGTGTGCTGACCTACATCCTCATCCAGTCGCTGCCGTTCATCCTCATTCTCGGGATTGCCTTCTTTGCCCTGCGACAGGTGCAGAAAGGCGGCGGTGCGAGCGGTGCGATGGGCTTCGGCAAGTCGAAGGCCAAGCTGCTGACCGAAAAACAGGGTAAGGTGACGTTCGACGATGTCGCCGGCATCGACGAAGCGCGCGAGGAGCTGGAGGAGATCGTCGAGTTCCTCAAGGACCCGAGCCGCTTCTCCAAGCTGGGCGGCCAGATTCCCAAGGGCGCGCTGCTGGTCGGCTCGCCCGGTACGGGTAAGACGCTGCTCGCCCGCGCCATCGCAGGCGAGGCAGGTGTGCCCTTCTTCACCATTTCGGGCTCCGACTTCGTCGAGATGTTCGTCGGCGTCGGGGCGAGCCGCGTGCGCGACATGTTCGAACAGGCCAAGAAGAACGCGCCCTGCATCCTCTTCATCGACGAGATCGACGCTGTCGGCCGGTCACGCGGCCACGGCCTCGGCAATTCGAACGACGAGCGCGAGCAGACGCTGAACCAGCTCCTCGTCGAGATGGACGGGTTCGAAGCGAACGAAGGCATCATCATCATCGCGGCCACCAACCGGCCCGACGTGCTCGATCCCGCCCTGCTGCGCCCGGGCCGTTTCGACCGTCAGGTCGTGGTGCCGGTGCCGGATATCGAAGGCCGCGAGAAGATCCTCGCAGTTCACATGAAGAAGCTGCCGCTGGCACCCGATGTCAATCCGCGCACGATCGCGCGGGGCACTCCGGGCTTTTCGGGCGCCGACCTCGCGAACCTCTGCAACGAGGCGGCGCTGCTGGCTGCCCGCCGCAATAAGCGCCTCGTCGCGATGCAGGAATTCGAGGACGCCAAGGACAAGGTCATGATGGGCGCGGAACGCCGCTCCATGGTCATGACCGAGGATGAAAAGAAAATGACCGCCTATCACGAGGCGGGCCATGCGCTCGTCTCGCTGAATGAGCCGGCCTCCGACCCCATCCACAAGGCGACGATCATTCCGCGTGGCCGCGCGCTGGGCATGGTGATGCGTTTGCCGGAGCGGGACAATTACTCCTATCATCGCGACAAGATGCACGCGAACCTCGCTGTCGCCATGGGCGGACGTGTCGCCGAAGAGATCATCTTCGGACATGACAAGGTCTCGAGCGGCGCGAGCGGCGACATTCAGTACGCTACCGATCTTGCCCGCAACATGGTCACCAAATGGGGCATGTCCGACAAGCTTGGGCCCTTGCAGTACGAGCAGAGCCAGGAAGGCTATCTCGGCATGGGCCAGACCGCGCGGACCATGTCGGGCGAGGAGACCAACAAGCTGATCGATGCCGAGATCAAGGCGCTGGTCGAGGGCGGGCTGAAGCGCGCGACCGATATTCTGACCGATCAGGAAGACAAGCTCCATCTGCTGGCGCAGGCGATGCTCGAATACGAGACGCTGACCGGCCAGGAGATCGACCAGCTTCTGAAGGACGGCAAGCTCGACCGGCCGGACGAGCCGCGCGGTCCGGTGAAGGTCGCCCCGACCGGAGGCGGTTCGGCCATTCCCAAGGCCGGCAAGCGCTTCGGCGCGGCCGGCGAGGGCGGTCCCCGGCCTCAGAGCGCGTGA
- a CDS encoding MaoC family dehydratase, whose protein sequence is MAGRHFDEWRVGDTLTHEIRRTVTEADNLFFTTMTHNPQPLHLDVEAAKASEFGQILVNGTYTFALMVGLSVGDTTLGTLVANLGYDKLVMPKPVFIGDTLHATSEVLSLRESKSRPDTGIVTFKHEAVNQRGEVVCRCERSALLKKRAD, encoded by the coding sequence ATGGCGGGCAGGCATTTCGACGAATGGCGGGTCGGCGACACGCTGACCCACGAGATTCGCCGCACGGTGACCGAGGCGGACAATCTCTTCTTCACGACGATGACGCACAATCCGCAGCCGCTTCACCTCGACGTCGAGGCGGCGAAGGCGAGCGAATTCGGGCAGATCCTCGTCAACGGAACCTATACCTTCGCGCTGATGGTGGGCCTCAGCGTCGGTGATACGACGCTGGGCACGCTGGTCGCCAATCTCGGCTACGACAAGCTGGTGATGCCCAAGCCTGTCTTCATTGGCGATACGCTACACGCCACGAGCGAAGTGCTGTCCCTGCGCGAGAGCAAGTCGCGCCCCGACACGGGGATCGTCACGTTCAAGCACGAGGCGGTCAACCAGCGCGGCGAGGTGGTCTGCCGCTGCGAACGGTCAGCATTGCTGAAGAAAAGGGCGGACTGA
- a CDS encoding aldehyde dehydrogenase family protein — protein MRDCTKFYIGGEWVDPVEANRQEVENPATEETLGHISFGTKADVDRAVKAAREAFQIWQFSSREERLTLLRAIQAEIEKRREDLAQAVSDEMGAPMSLANGPHVGLLAGHCATAIEILEDFEFERLDGQTLHVWEPIGVVGMITPWNWPLNQIACKVFPAIATGCTMVLKPSEIAPFNACIFAEIMDAAGTPPGVFNLVNGDGPGVGEAISGHADIDMVSFTGSTRAGIAIAQNAAPTVKRVAQELGGKSPNIVLDDGVFAKSVARGTTGMMGNSGQTCTAPSRMLVPHSRMEEAKAAAKEAAEGVIPGDPKGNSAIGPVVSKTQWDKIQSLIEKGVEEGATLVAGGPGKPEGLETGHYVKPTVFADVTNDMTIAREEIFGPVLTIIGYDDYDDAIRIANDTEYGLASAITGEDVELARSLARRIRAGRVAINGGYDMHAAFGGYKKSGNGREWGRFGFEDFLEVKAVMGHG, from the coding sequence ATGCGCGATTGCACCAAATTCTACATCGGCGGCGAATGGGTCGATCCGGTCGAAGCCAACCGGCAGGAGGTCGAGAACCCTGCGACGGAAGAAACGCTGGGCCATATCAGCTTCGGCACCAAGGCCGATGTCGACCGCGCGGTGAAGGCGGCGCGCGAGGCGTTCCAGATCTGGCAGTTCTCCAGCCGCGAGGAACGGCTCACGCTGCTGCGTGCCATCCAGGCCGAGATCGAGAAACGGCGCGAGGACCTCGCTCAGGCTGTCAGCGACGAGATGGGCGCGCCGATGAGCCTCGCGAACGGCCCGCATGTCGGCCTTCTCGCCGGTCACTGCGCCACCGCGATCGAGATTCTCGAGGATTTCGAGTTCGAGCGGCTCGACGGGCAGACGCTCCACGTGTGGGAGCCGATCGGTGTCGTCGGCATGATCACGCCTTGGAACTGGCCGCTCAACCAGATCGCCTGCAAGGTATTCCCCGCGATCGCCACCGGCTGCACCATGGTGCTGAAGCCGAGCGAGATCGCCCCCTTCAACGCCTGCATCTTCGCCGAGATCATGGATGCGGCCGGTACGCCGCCGGGCGTCTTCAACCTGGTCAATGGCGACGGGCCGGGCGTTGGCGAGGCGATCAGCGGCCATGCCGACATCGACATGGTCAGCTTCACCGGATCGACGCGCGCCGGTATCGCCATCGCGCAGAACGCGGCGCCCACGGTCAAGCGCGTGGCGCAGGAACTGGGCGGCAAGAGCCCCAACATCGTGCTCGACGATGGCGTCTTCGCCAAGAGCGTCGCACGCGGCACGACCGGCATGATGGGCAATTCCGGCCAGACCTGCACGGCGCCCAGCCGGATGCTGGTGCCGCACAGCCGCATGGAAGAGGCCAAGGCCGCCGCGAAGGAAGCCGCCGAGGGCGTCATCCCCGGCGATCCCAAGGGCAATTCCGCGATCGGCCCGGTTGTCAGCAAGACGCAGTGGGACAAGATCCAGTCCCTGATCGAGAAGGGCGTGGAGGAAGGCGCGACGCTGGTCGCGGGCGGTCCGGGCAAGCCCGAGGGGCTGGAAACAGGTCATTACGTCAAGCCGACCGTCTTCGCCGACGTCACCAACGACATGACCATCGCGCGCGAGGAGATCTTCGGACCCGTCCTCACCATCATCGGCTACGATGATTACGACGACGCCATCCGCATCGCCAACGACACCGAATACGGGCTCGCCAGCGCAATCACCGGCGAGGATGTCGAACTCGCCCGTAGCCTCGCCAGGCGCATCCGTGCCGGCCGCGTGGCAATCAATGGCGGCTACGACATGCACGCCGCTTTTGGAGGCTACAAGAAGAGCGGCAACGGCCGCGAATGGGGCCGTTTCGGCTTCGAGGATTTCCTCGAAGTGAAGGCGGTGATGGGGCACGGCTGA
- a CDS encoding CaiB/BaiF CoA transferase family protein: MAEQNNGPLTGLRVVEFQGIGPGPHVGMMLADMGAEIVRIEREGYRPMNPVVERARHRIAVDLKSVEGIAAVKQALVSADVLLEGFRPGVMERLGLGPKEMLAANPRLVYARITGWGQEGPLAQAAGHDLNYIAITGALDAVGRKGELPVPPQNLVGDFGGGSMYCAMGILAALYERERSGRGQVVDAAMVDGVTSLMSFFFGQPESALRSTKRGHGLLGGAAHFYRCYACKDGKEISVGAIEPQFYTELLERADAPEELREGQMNPANWDDYSERLAALFATKTLGEWCEILEGTDACFAPVVPLDEVREHPHMKARGAYVEKDGRWHTAPAPRFDRTPATIRESAEDGAEVVARWSQDS, encoded by the coding sequence ATGGCAGAACAGAACAACGGCCCCCTGACCGGGCTGCGAGTGGTCGAATTTCAGGGGATCGGCCCGGGCCCGCATGTCGGCATGATGCTGGCCGACATGGGCGCGGAGATCGTCCGGATCGAGCGCGAGGGATACCGGCCGATGAACCCGGTGGTGGAGCGGGCGCGGCACCGGATCGCGGTCGACCTGAAGAGCGTGGAGGGTATCGCCGCGGTGAAGCAGGCGCTCGTCAGCGCGGACGTGCTGCTCGAAGGCTTTCGGCCCGGCGTGATGGAGCGGCTGGGGCTCGGTCCCAAGGAGATGCTCGCCGCCAATCCGCGCCTCGTTTATGCGCGGATCACCGGCTGGGGACAGGAAGGGCCGCTGGCGCAGGCCGCTGGGCACGATCTCAACTACATCGCGATCACCGGCGCGCTCGATGCGGTGGGGCGGAAGGGCGAGCTGCCCGTGCCGCCGCAGAACCTCGTCGGCGATTTCGGCGGCGGCTCGATGTATTGCGCCATGGGCATTCTCGCCGCGCTCTACGAACGAGAGCGGTCGGGCAGGGGGCAGGTGGTCGACGCCGCGATGGTCGATGGCGTGACCAGCCTGATGAGCTTTTTCTTCGGCCAGCCCGAATCCGCGCTGCGCTCTACGAAGCGCGGCCACGGCCTCCTCGGCGGGGCGGCGCATTTCTATCGCTGCTATGCGTGCAAGGACGGCAAGGAGATCAGCGTCGGCGCGATCGAACCGCAATTCTACACCGAACTGCTCGAACGCGCAGACGCGCCCGAGGAGCTGCGGGAAGGGCAGATGAACCCCGCCAACTGGGACGATTATTCGGAGCGGCTGGCGGCGCTGTTCGCGACGAAGACGCTAGGCGAATGGTGCGAGATACTGGAAGGCACCGACGCCTGTTTCGCGCCCGTCGTCCCGCTCGACGAGGTGCGTGAGCATCCCCACATGAAGGCGCGGGGCGCCTATGTCGAAAAGGACGGGCGCTGGCACACCGCGCCCGCGCCGCGTTTCGACCGGACGCCCGCGACCATCCGCGAAAGCGCCGAGGACGGCGCCGAGGTGGTGGCGCGCTGGTCGCAAGACAGCTAG